A genomic region of Palaemon carinicauda isolate YSFRI2023 chromosome 11, ASM3689809v2, whole genome shotgun sequence contains the following coding sequences:
- the LOC137649999 gene encoding testis-specific H1 histone-like isoform X6, whose translation MKAQAKLQIRDKLQIRDNVWISMKAQIKVQTRDKVQTRDKVQTRDKVQTRDKVQTRDKVQTRDKVQTRDKVQTRDKVQIRDKVWISMKAQVQVQIRAKVKISMKTQAMIRIKAKVRFRAKVRIRYKVRIRYKVRIRYKVRISMKAQTRVRIRGKVQISDKVRIRGKVQIRVKVRIRAKVRISMKAQAKVWIKGKVQIRDKGQIRAKVWISMKPQTKVQISRRAQGKVQIRGKVQIRGKVQIRAHVQIRSKVHITMKTQAMVRIKAKVWFRANLRISMKGQAKVRIKDKVQIRGRVRIWAKVRISMKAQGKVLISAKMLISDKVRMW comes from the coding sequence ATGAAGGCCCAGGCAAAGTTGCAGATCAGGGACAAACTACAGATCAGGGACAATGTGTGGATCAGCATGAAGGCCCAGATAAAGGTGCAGACCAGGGACAAGGTGCAGACCAGGGACAAGGTGCAGACCAGGGACAAGGTGCAGACCAGGGACAAGGTGCAGACCAGGGACAAGGTGCAGACCAGGGACAAGGTGCAGACCAGGGACAAGGTGCAGACCAGGGACAAGGTGCAGATCAGGGACAAAGTGTGGATCAGCATGAAAGCCCAGGTACAGGTGCAGATCAGGGCCAAGGTGAAGATCAGCATGAAAACCCAAGCCATGATTCGGATCAAGGCCAAGGTGCGGTTCAGAGCAAAAGTGCGGATCAGGTACAAGGTGCGGATCAGGTACAAGGTGCGGATCAGGTACAAGGTGCGGATCAGCATGAAGGCCCAAACCAGGGTGCGGATCAGGGGCAAGGTGCAGATCAGCGACAAGGTGCGGATCAGGGGCAAGGTGCAGATCCGTGTCAAGGTGCGAATCAGGGCCAAGGTACGGATCAGCATGAAGGCCCAGGCAAAGGTGTGGATCAAGGGCAAGGTACAGATCAGGGACAAGGGGCAAATCAGGGCCAAGGTGTGGATCAGCATGAAGCCACAGACAAAAGTGCAGATCAGCAGGAGGGCCCAGGGCAAGgtgcagatcaggggcaaggtgcagatcaggggcaaggtgcaGATCAGGGCCCATGTGCAGATCAGATCCAAGGTGCACATCACCATGAAAACTCAAGCCATGGTGCGGATCAAGGCCAAGGTGTGGTTCAGAGCCAATTTGCGGATCAGCATGAAGGGCCAGGCAAAGGTGCGGATCAAGGACAAGGTGCAGATCAGGGGCAGAGTGCGAATCTGGGCCAAGGTGCGGATCAGCATGAAGGCCCAGGGCAAGGTGCTGATCAGCGCCAAGATGCTGATCAGTGACAAGGTGCGGATGTGGTAG
- the LOC137649999 gene encoding repetin-like isoform X3 has translation MNAEQQLVEGDERLVEGDQQLVERDQQVVERDQRISEREKRLMERDRRISEREQRLVVREQRLKERDQRISERDQRLVERGEQIMVREKQLMEKRQQIMERIKSKMLMKPIGQGADKGQGVDQYEGPGEGADQGQGVNQYEGPGKGADQGQGGDQHEGPGKGADQEQGADQEQGADQEQGADQGQGVDQHEGPGKVADQGQTTDQGQCVDQHEGPDKGADQGQGADQGQGADQGQGADQGQGADQGQSVDQHESPGTGADQGQGEDQHENPSHDSDQGQGAVQSKSADQVQGADQVQGADQVQGADQHEGPNQGADQGQGADQRQGADQGQGADPCQGANQGQGTDQHEGPGKGVDQGQGTDQGQGANQGQGVDQHEATDKSADQQEGPGQGADQGQGADQGQGADQGPCADQIQGAHHHENSSHGADQGQGVVQSQFADQHEGPGKGADQGQGADQGQSANLGQGADQHEGPGQGADQRQDADQ, from the exons ATG AACGCAGAGCAACAACTGGTGGAGGGGGATGAACGGCTGGTGGAGGGAGATCAACAACTGGTAGAGAGGGACCAACAGGTGGTGGAGAGGGATCAGCGTATATCGGAGAGGGAGAAGCGGCTGATGGAGAGGGATCGACGTATATCGGAGAGGGAGCAACGGCTGGTGGTGAGAGAGCAACGGCTGAAGGAGAGGGATCAACGTATATCGGAGAGAGATCAACGGTTGGTGGAGAGAGGGGAACAAATTATGGTTAGAGAAAAACAGCTGATGGAAAAACGTCAACAAATAATGGAAAGGATTAAAAGCAAAATGTTGATGAAGCCTATTGGACAAGGTGCAGATAAAGGACAAGGTGTGGATCAGTATGAAGGCCCAGGTGAAGGTGCAGATCAAGGACAAGGTGTGAATCAGTATGAAGGCCCAGGTAAGGGTGCAGATCAGGGACAAGGTGGAGATCAGCATGAAGGCCCAGGTAAAGGTGCAGATCAGGAACAAGGTGCAGATCAGGAACAAGGTGCAGATCAGGAACAAGGTGCAGATCAAGGACAAGGTGTAGATCAGCATGAAGGCCCAGGCAAAGTTGCAGATCAGGGACAAACTACAGATCAGGGACAATGTGTGGATCAGCATGAAGGCCCAGATAAAGGTGCAGACCAGGGACAAGGTGCAGACCAGGGACAAGGTGCAGACCAGGGACAAGGTGCAGACCAGGGACAAG GTGCAGATCAGGGACAAAGTGTGGATCAGCATGAAAGCCCAGGTACAGGTGCAGATCAGGGCCAAGGTGAAGATCAGCATGAAAACCCAAGCCATGATTCGGATCAAGGCCAAGGTGCGGTTCAGAGCAAAAGTGCGGATCAGGTACAAGGTGCGGATCAGGTACAAGGTGCGGATCAGGTACAAGGTGCGGATCAGCATGAAGGCCCAAACCAGGGTGCGGATCAGGGGCAAGGTGCAGATCAGCGACAAGGTGCGGATCAGGGGCAAGGTGCAGATCCGTGTCAAGGTGCGAATCAGGGCCAAGGTACGGATCAGCATGAAGGCCCAGGCAAAGGTGTGGATCAAGGGCAAGGTACAGATCAGGGACAAGGGGCAAATCAGGGCCAAGGTGTGGATCAGCATGAAGCCACAGACAAAAGTGCAGATCAGCAGGAGGGCCCAGGGCAAGgtgcagatcaggggcaaggtgcagatcaggggcaaggtgcaGATCAGGGCCCATGTGCAGATCAGATCCAAGGTGCACATCACCATGAAAACTCAAGCCATGGTGCGGATCAAGGCCAAGGTGTGGTTCAGAGCCAATTTGCGGATCAGCATGAAGGGCCAGGCAAAGGTGCGGATCAAGGACAAGGTGCAGATCAGGGGCAGAGTGCGAATCTGGGCCAAGGTGCGGATCAGCATGAAGGCCCAGGGCAAGGTGCTGATCAGCGCCAAGATGCTGATCAGTGA
- the LOC137649999 gene encoding repetin-like isoform X5, whose product MNAEQQLVEGDERLVEGDQQLVERDQQVVERDQRISEREKRLMERDRRISEREQRLVVREQRLKERDQRISERDQRLVERGEQIMVREKQLMEKRQQIMERIKSKMLMKPIGQGADKGQGVDQYEGPGEGADQGQGVNQYEGPGKGADQGQGGDQHEGPGKGADQEQGADQEQGADQEQGADQGQGVDQHEGPGKVADQGQTTDQGQCVDQHEGPDKGADQGQGADQGQGADQGQSVDQHESPGTGADQGQGEDQHENPSHDSDQGQGAVQSKSADQVQGADQVQGADQVQGADQHEGPNQGADQGQGADQRQGADQGQGADPCQGANQGQGTDQHEGPGKGVDQGQGTDQGQGANQGQGVDQHEATDKSADQQEGPGQGADQGQGADQGQGADQGPCADQIQGAHHHENSSHGADQGQGVVQSQFADQHEGPGKGADQGQGADQGQSANLGQGADQHEGPGQGADQRQDADQ is encoded by the exons ATG AACGCAGAGCAACAACTGGTGGAGGGGGATGAACGGCTGGTGGAGGGAGATCAACAACTGGTAGAGAGGGACCAACAGGTGGTGGAGAGGGATCAGCGTATATCGGAGAGGGAGAAGCGGCTGATGGAGAGGGATCGACGTATATCGGAGAGGGAGCAACGGCTGGTGGTGAGAGAGCAACGGCTGAAGGAGAGGGATCAACGTATATCGGAGAGAGATCAACGGTTGGTGGAGAGAGGGGAACAAATTATGGTTAGAGAAAAACAGCTGATGGAAAAACGTCAACAAATAATGGAAAGGATTAAAAGCAAAATGTTGATGAAGCCTATTGGACAAGGTGCAGATAAAGGACAAGGTGTGGATCAGTATGAAGGCCCAGGTGAAGGTGCAGATCAAGGACAAGGTGTGAATCAGTATGAAGGCCCAGGTAAGGGTGCAGATCAGGGACAAGGTGGAGATCAGCATGAAGGCCCAGGTAAAGGTGCAGATCAGGAACAAGGTGCAGATCAGGAACAAGGTGCAGATCAGGAACAAGGTGCAGATCAAGGACAAGGTGTAGATCAGCATGAAGGCCCAGGCAAAGTTGCAGATCAGGGACAAACTACAGATCAGGGACAATGTGTGGATCAGCATGAAGGCCCAGATAAAGGTGCAGACCAGGGACAAGGTGCAGACCAGGGACAAG GTGCAGATCAGGGACAAAGTGTGGATCAGCATGAAAGCCCAGGTACAGGTGCAGATCAGGGCCAAGGTGAAGATCAGCATGAAAACCCAAGCCATGATTCGGATCAAGGCCAAGGTGCGGTTCAGAGCAAAAGTGCGGATCAGGTACAAGGTGCGGATCAGGTACAAGGTGCGGATCAGGTACAAGGTGCGGATCAGCATGAAGGCCCAAACCAGGGTGCGGATCAGGGGCAAGGTGCAGATCAGCGACAAGGTGCGGATCAGGGGCAAGGTGCAGATCCGTGTCAAGGTGCGAATCAGGGCCAAGGTACGGATCAGCATGAAGGCCCAGGCAAAGGTGTGGATCAAGGGCAAGGTACAGATCAGGGACAAGGGGCAAATCAGGGCCAAGGTGTGGATCAGCATGAAGCCACAGACAAAAGTGCAGATCAGCAGGAGGGCCCAGGGCAAGgtgcagatcaggggcaaggtgcagatcaggggcaaggtgcaGATCAGGGCCCATGTGCAGATCAGATCCAAGGTGCACATCACCATGAAAACTCAAGCCATGGTGCGGATCAAGGCCAAGGTGTGGTTCAGAGCCAATTTGCGGATCAGCATGAAGGGCCAGGCAAAGGTGCGGATCAAGGACAAGGTGCAGATCAGGGGCAGAGTGCGAATCTGGGCCAAGGTGCGGATCAGCATGAAGGCCCAGGGCAAGGTGCTGATCAGCGCCAAGATGCTGATCAGTGA
- the LOC137649999 gene encoding repetin-like isoform X4 has protein sequence MNAEQQLVEGDERLVEGDQQLVERDQQVVERDQRISEREKRLMERDRRISEREQRLVVREQRLKERDQRISERDQRLVERGEQIMVREKQLMEKRQQIMERIKSKMLMKPIGQGADKGQGVDQYEGPGEGADQGQGVNQYEGPGKGADQGQGGDQHEGPGKGADQEQGADQEQGADQEQGADQGQGVDQHEGPGKVADQGQTTDQGQCVDQHEGPDKGADQGQGADQGQGADQGQGADQGQSVDQHESPGTGADQGQGEDQHENPSHDSDQGQGAVQSKSADQVQGADQVQGADQVQGADQHEGPNQGADQGQGADQRQGADQGQGADPCQGANQGQGTDQHEGPGKGVDQGQGTDQGQGANQGQGVDQHEATDKSADQQEGPGQGADQGQGADQGQGADQGPCADQIQGAHHHENSSHGADQGQGVVQSQFADQHEGPGKGADQGQGADQGQSANLGQGADQHEGPGQGADQRQDADQ, from the exons ATG AACGCAGAGCAACAACTGGTGGAGGGGGATGAACGGCTGGTGGAGGGAGATCAACAACTGGTAGAGAGGGACCAACAGGTGGTGGAGAGGGATCAGCGTATATCGGAGAGGGAGAAGCGGCTGATGGAGAGGGATCGACGTATATCGGAGAGGGAGCAACGGCTGGTGGTGAGAGAGCAACGGCTGAAGGAGAGGGATCAACGTATATCGGAGAGAGATCAACGGTTGGTGGAGAGAGGGGAACAAATTATGGTTAGAGAAAAACAGCTGATGGAAAAACGTCAACAAATAATGGAAAGGATTAAAAGCAAAATGTTGATGAAGCCTATTGGACAAGGTGCAGATAAAGGACAAGGTGTGGATCAGTATGAAGGCCCAGGTGAAGGTGCAGATCAAGGACAAGGTGTGAATCAGTATGAAGGCCCAGGTAAGGGTGCAGATCAGGGACAAGGTGGAGATCAGCATGAAGGCCCAGGTAAAGGTGCAGATCAGGAACAAGGTGCAGATCAGGAACAAGGTGCAGATCAGGAACAAGGTGCAGATCAAGGACAAGGTGTAGATCAGCATGAAGGCCCAGGCAAAGTTGCAGATCAGGGACAAACTACAGATCAGGGACAATGTGTGGATCAGCATGAAGGCCCAGATAAAGGTGCAGACCAGGGACAAGGTGCAGACCAGGGACAAGGTGCAGACCAGGGACAAG GTGCAGATCAGGGACAAAGTGTGGATCAGCATGAAAGCCCAGGTACAGGTGCAGATCAGGGCCAAGGTGAAGATCAGCATGAAAACCCAAGCCATGATTCGGATCAAGGCCAAGGTGCGGTTCAGAGCAAAAGTGCGGATCAGGTACAAGGTGCGGATCAGGTACAAGGTGCGGATCAGGTACAAGGTGCGGATCAGCATGAAGGCCCAAACCAGGGTGCGGATCAGGGGCAAGGTGCAGATCAGCGACAAGGTGCGGATCAGGGGCAAGGTGCAGATCCGTGTCAAGGTGCGAATCAGGGCCAAGGTACGGATCAGCATGAAGGCCCAGGCAAAGGTGTGGATCAAGGGCAAGGTACAGATCAGGGACAAGGGGCAAATCAGGGCCAAGGTGTGGATCAGCATGAAGCCACAGACAAAAGTGCAGATCAGCAGGAGGGCCCAGGGCAAGgtgcagatcaggggcaaggtgcagatcaggggcaaggtgcaGATCAGGGCCCATGTGCAGATCAGATCCAAGGTGCACATCACCATGAAAACTCAAGCCATGGTGCGGATCAAGGCCAAGGTGTGGTTCAGAGCCAATTTGCGGATCAGCATGAAGGGCCAGGCAAAGGTGCGGATCAAGGACAAGGTGCAGATCAGGGGCAGAGTGCGAATCTGGGCCAAGGTGCGGATCAGCATGAAGGCCCAGGGCAAGGTGCTGATCAGCGCCAAGATGCTGATCAGTGA
- the LOC137649999 gene encoding repetin-like isoform X1 produces the protein MNAEQQLVEGDERLVEGDQQLVERDQQVVERDQRISEREKRLMERDRRISEREQRLVVREQRLKERDQRISERDQRLVERGEQIMVREKQLMEKRQQIMERIKSKMLMKPIGQGADKGQGVDQYEGPGEGADQGQGVNQYEGPGKGADQGQGGDQHEGPGKGADQEQGADQEQGADQEQGADQGQGVDQHEGPGKVADQGQTTDQGQCVDQHEGPDKGADQGQGADQGQGADQGQGADQGQGADQGQGADQGQGADQGQGADQGQGADQGQSVDQHESPGTGADQGQGEDQHENPSHDSDQGQGAVQSKSADQVQGADQVQGADQVQGADQHEGPNQGADQGQGADQRQGADQGQGADPCQGANQGQGTDQHEGPGKGVDQGQGTDQGQGANQGQGVDQHEATDKSADQQEGPGQGADQGQGADQGQGADQGPCADQIQGAHHHENSSHGADQGQGVVQSQFADQHEGPGKGADQGQGADQGQSANLGQGADQHEGPGQGADQRQDADQ, from the exons ATG AACGCAGAGCAACAACTGGTGGAGGGGGATGAACGGCTGGTGGAGGGAGATCAACAACTGGTAGAGAGGGACCAACAGGTGGTGGAGAGGGATCAGCGTATATCGGAGAGGGAGAAGCGGCTGATGGAGAGGGATCGACGTATATCGGAGAGGGAGCAACGGCTGGTGGTGAGAGAGCAACGGCTGAAGGAGAGGGATCAACGTATATCGGAGAGAGATCAACGGTTGGTGGAGAGAGGGGAACAAATTATGGTTAGAGAAAAACAGCTGATGGAAAAACGTCAACAAATAATGGAAAGGATTAAAAGCAAAATGTTGATGAAGCCTATTGGACAAGGTGCAGATAAAGGACAAGGTGTGGATCAGTATGAAGGCCCAGGTGAAGGTGCAGATCAAGGACAAGGTGTGAATCAGTATGAAGGCCCAGGTAAGGGTGCAGATCAGGGACAAGGTGGAGATCAGCATGAAGGCCCAGGTAAAGGTGCAGATCAGGAACAAGGTGCAGATCAGGAACAAGGTGCAGATCAGGAACAAGGTGCAGATCAAGGACAAGGTGTAGATCAGCATGAAGGCCCAGGCAAAGTTGCAGATCAGGGACAAACTACAGATCAGGGACAATGTGTGGATCAGCATGAAGGCCCAGATAAAGGTGCAGACCAGGGACAAGGTGCAGACCAGGGACAAGGTGCAGACCAGGGACAAGGTGCAGACCAGGGACAAGGTGCAGACCAGGGACAAGGTGCAGACCAGGGACAAGGTGCAGACCAGGGACAAGGTGCAGACCAGGGACAAGGTGCAGATCAGGGACAAAGTGTGGATCAGCATGAAAGCCCAGGTACAGGTGCAGATCAGGGCCAAGGTGAAGATCAGCATGAAAACCCAAGCCATGATTCGGATCAAGGCCAAGGTGCGGTTCAGAGCAAAAGTGCGGATCAGGTACAAGGTGCGGATCAGGTACAAGGTGCGGATCAGGTACAAGGTGCGGATCAGCATGAAGGCCCAAACCAGGGTGCGGATCAGGGGCAAGGTGCAGATCAGCGACAAGGTGCGGATCAGGGGCAAGGTGCAGATCCGTGTCAAGGTGCGAATCAGGGCCAAGGTACGGATCAGCATGAAGGCCCAGGCAAAGGTGTGGATCAAGGGCAAGGTACAGATCAGGGACAAGGGGCAAATCAGGGCCAAGGTGTGGATCAGCATGAAGCCACAGACAAAAGTGCAGATCAGCAGGAGGGCCCAGGGCAAGgtgcagatcaggggcaaggtgcagatcaggggcaaggtgcaGATCAGGGCCCATGTGCAGATCAGATCCAAGGTGCACATCACCATGAAAACTCAAGCCATGGTGCGGATCAAGGCCAAGGTGTGGTTCAGAGCCAATTTGCGGATCAGCATGAAGGGCCAGGCAAAGGTGCGGATCAAGGACAAGGTGCAGATCAGGGGCAGAGTGCGAATCTGGGCCAAGGTGCGGATCAGCATGAAGGCCCAGGGCAAGGTGCTGATCAGCGCCAAGATGCTGATCAGTGA
- the LOC137649999 gene encoding repetin-like isoform X2, giving the protein MNAEQQLVEGDERLVEGDQQLVERDQQVVERDQRISEREKRLMERDRRISEREQRLVVREQRLKERDQRISERDQRLVERGEQIMVREKQLMEKRQQIMERIKSKMLMKPIGQGADKGQGVDQYEGPGEGADQGQGVNQYEGPGKGADQGQGGDQHEGPGKGADQEQGADQEQGADQEQGADQGQGVDQHEGPGKVADQGQTTDQGQCVDQHEGPDKGADQGQGADQGQGADQGQGADQGQGADQGQGADQGQGADQGQGADQGQGADQGQSVDQHESPGTGADQGQGEDQHENPSHDSDQGQGAVQSKSADQVQGADQHEGPNQGADQGQGADQRQGADQGQGADPCQGANQGQGTDQHEGPGKGVDQGQGTDQGQGANQGQGVDQHEATDKSADQQEGPGQGADQGQGADQGQGADQGPCADQIQGAHHHENSSHGADQGQGVVQSQFADQHEGPGKGADQGQGADQGQSANLGQGADQHEGPGQGADQRQDADQ; this is encoded by the exons ATG AACGCAGAGCAACAACTGGTGGAGGGGGATGAACGGCTGGTGGAGGGAGATCAACAACTGGTAGAGAGGGACCAACAGGTGGTGGAGAGGGATCAGCGTATATCGGAGAGGGAGAAGCGGCTGATGGAGAGGGATCGACGTATATCGGAGAGGGAGCAACGGCTGGTGGTGAGAGAGCAACGGCTGAAGGAGAGGGATCAACGTATATCGGAGAGAGATCAACGGTTGGTGGAGAGAGGGGAACAAATTATGGTTAGAGAAAAACAGCTGATGGAAAAACGTCAACAAATAATGGAAAGGATTAAAAGCAAAATGTTGATGAAGCCTATTGGACAAGGTGCAGATAAAGGACAAGGTGTGGATCAGTATGAAGGCCCAGGTGAAGGTGCAGATCAAGGACAAGGTGTGAATCAGTATGAAGGCCCAGGTAAGGGTGCAGATCAGGGACAAGGTGGAGATCAGCATGAAGGCCCAGGTAAAGGTGCAGATCAGGAACAAGGTGCAGATCAGGAACAAGGTGCAGATCAGGAACAAGGTGCAGATCAAGGACAAGGTGTAGATCAGCATGAAGGCCCAGGCAAAGTTGCAGATCAGGGACAAACTACAGATCAGGGACAATGTGTGGATCAGCATGAAGGCCCAGATAAAGGTGCAGACCAGGGACAAGGTGCAGACCAGGGACAAGGTGCAGACCAGGGACAAGGTGCAGACCAGGGACAAGGTGCAGACCAGGGACAAGGTGCAGACCAGGGACAAGGTGCAGACCAGGGACAAGGTGCAGACCAGGGACAAGGTGCAGATCAGGGACAAAGTGTGGATCAGCATGAAAGCCCAGGTACAGGTGCAGATCAGGGCCAAGGTGAAGATCAGCATGAAAACCCAAGCCATGATTCGGATCAAGGCCAAGGTGCGGTTCAGAGCAAAAGTGCGGATCAGGTACAAGGTGCGGATCAG CATGAAGGCCCAAACCAGGGTGCGGATCAGGGGCAAGGTGCAGATCAGCGACAAGGTGCGGATCAGGGGCAAGGTGCAGATCCGTGTCAAGGTGCGAATCAGGGCCAAGGTACGGATCAGCATGAAGGCCCAGGCAAAGGTGTGGATCAAGGGCAAGGTACAGATCAGGGACAAGGGGCAAATCAGGGCCAAGGTGTGGATCAGCATGAAGCCACAGACAAAAGTGCAGATCAGCAGGAGGGCCCAGGGCAAGgtgcagatcaggggcaaggtgcagatcaggggcaaggtgcaGATCAGGGCCCATGTGCAGATCAGATCCAAGGTGCACATCACCATGAAAACTCAAGCCATGGTGCGGATCAAGGCCAAGGTGTGGTTCAGAGCCAATTTGCGGATCAGCATGAAGGGCCAGGCAAAGGTGCGGATCAAGGACAAGGTGCAGATCAGGGGCAGAGTGCGAATCTGGGCCAAGGTGCGGATCAGCATGAAGGCCCAGGGCAAGGTGCTGATCAGCGCCAAGATGCTGATCAGTGA